Proteins from a single region of Primulina tabacum isolate GXHZ01 chromosome 5, ASM2559414v2, whole genome shotgun sequence:
- the LOC142546363 gene encoding large ribosomal subunit protein uL23 produces MAPAKADSTKKSDPKAQALKTSKAVKGSTTFKKKAKKIRTKVTFHRPRTLKNDRNPKYPRISAPPRNKLDHYQILKYPLTTESAMKKIEDNNTLVFIVDIRADKKKIKDAVKKMYDIQTKKVNTLIRPDGTKKAYVRLTPDYDALDVANKIGII; encoded by the exons ATGGCCCCCGCAAAAG CTGATTCAACAAAGAAGTCAGACCCGAAGGCTCAGGCCTTGAAGACTTCCAAGGCTGTAAAAGGTTCGACTACCTTTAAGAAGAAGGCCAAGAAGATACGCACCAAAGTTACCTTTCATCGTCCAAGGACATTGAAGAATGACAGAAATCCCAAATATCCTCGCATTAGTGCCCCTCCCCGCAATAAACTTGATCACTACCAGATTCTGAAATATCCTCTCACCACTGAGTCTGCAATGAAGAAAATAGAAGACAACAACACACTAGTTTTCATTGTTGACATTCGTGCCGACAAGAAAAAGATCAAGGATGCTGTCAAGAAAATGTACGACATTCAGACCAAGAAAGTAAACACCCTTATCAG GCCGGATGGAACCAAGAAGGCCTATGTTAGGCTGACTCCCGACTATGATGCTTTGGACGTCGCCAACAAAATCGGGATAATCTAA
- the LOC142546365 gene encoding ras-related protein RABE1a-like — protein MAAPPARARADYDYLIKLLLIGDSGVGKSCLLLRFSDGSFTTSFITTIGIDFKIRTIELDGKRIKLQIWDTAGQERFRTITTAYYRGAMGILLVYDVTDESSFNNIRNWIRNIEQHASDNVNKILVGNKADMDESKRAVPTSRGQALADEYGIKFFETSAKTNMNVEEVFFSIARDIKRRLAETDSKSEPQTIRITQPDQGAGTTQAAQKSACCGS, from the exons ATGGCTGCTCCACCCGCCAGAGCTCGAGCTGATTACGATTATCTCATCAAGCTTCTGTTGATCGGTGACAGCG GTGTGGGGAAGAGTTGCCTTCTTTTACGTTTTTCCGATGGTTCTTTCACAACCAGTTTCATTACCACTATTGG TATTGATTTCAAGATAAGGACTATAGAGCTCGATGGGAAAAGAATCAAGCTGCAAATATGGGATACTGCTGGACAAGAGCGATTTCGGACCATCACAACTG CCTATTACCGTGGAGCAATGGGTATATTGCTGGTGTATGACGTGACTGATGAGTCATCATTTAACA ACATCAGGAATTGGATCAGAAACATTGAACAACATGCCTCCGACAATGTCAACAAGATATTGGTCGGCAACAAGGCTGATATGGATGAAAGCAAAAGA GCTGTTCCAACTTCCAGGGGTCAGGCACTCGCTGATGAATATGGAATTAAATTCTTTGAAACA AGTGCTAAAACAAACATGAACGTGGAGGAGGTTTTCTTCTCAATCGCCAGGGATATAAAGCGGAGGCTCGCTGAAACCGACTCAAAATCTGAG CCTCAGACCATAAGGATCACCCAACCTGACCAGGGGGCAGGGACTACCCAAGCTGCTCAAAAATCGGCTTGCTGCGGTTCTTGA
- the LOC142546364 gene encoding type I inositol polyphosphate 5-phosphatase 8-like isoform X1, producing MREKGASLKSYWPRMVVRKLLNMKSIGVDEFHSDYGIKGGKRKSSFEDGCYVVVPEELSEKWLMEANNERERLRFNQLQQPITNSEDLRMFVGTWNVGGKSPPVELDLKDWLRTNSPADIYVLGFQETVPLTAGNVLGPEDGATASKWLSLIHRALNEQHLSGLFPFQSEFIKDTDFEIFSSFGSNSSSSEQGSPSPPEHHCRTIRHRYCMAAGRQMVGIYLSVWVREDMYRHISCLNVSCVGTGILGRLGNKGSVSVSMTLHQTSFCFVCTHLASGEKEGDAIRRNSDVMDILKRTRFSNQCRILGESDPPAHILDHDKIIWLGDLNYRLATICGDTYDLLQLKDWQALLLKDQLRIEQRAGRVFKGWEEGAISFAPTYKYFPDSDQYVNQTSTAKEKRRTPAWCDRILWKGKGLKQMSYSRGESRFSDHRPVVSLFAVQVNVPTKLEPTTAIASNTAAYRL from the exons ATGAGAGAAAAGGGAGCTTCCCTTAAG TCTTATTGGCCAAGAATGGTGGTAAGAAAATTGTTGAATATGAAGAGTATTGGTGTGGATGAATTCCACTCAGATTATGGAATAAAGG GTGGGAAAAGGAAGAGTAGCTTCGAGGATGGATGCTACGTTGTCGTTCCGGAGGAATTATCAG AGAAGTGGTTGATGGAGGCGAATAATGAAAGGGAACGACTACGATTCAACCAGCTCCAGCAGCCTATTACAAATAGCGAAGACCTCCG GATGTTCGTTGGAACATGGAATGTAGGGGGAAAGTCACCACCGGTTGAACTAGACTTGAAAGACTGGCTAAGGACCAATTCACCCGCAGATATTTATGTACTTGG ATTCCAGGAAACTGTACCTCTAACTGCAGGCAATGTGCTAGGACCCGAGGACGGCGCCACGGCCTCAAAGTGGCTCTCTTTGATTCACAGAGCTCTAAATGAACAACACCTCTCGGGTTTATTTCCGTTTCAAAGCGAGTTCATCAAAGACAcggattttgaaatattttcgaGTTTTGGGTCGAATTCGAGCTCCAGCGAACAGGGCTCCCCTAGTCCTCCTGAACATCATTGTAGAACGATACGACACCGGTACTGCATGGCTGCCGGAAGGCAAATGGTGGGTATATATTTGAGCGTGTGGGTTCGCGAGGACATGTATCGACATATTTCTTGTCTAAACGTTTCGTGTGTTGGAACGGGCATCTTGGGACGCCTAGGAAATAAG GGATCGGTATCTGTAAGCATGACACTGCATCAGACGTCGTTCTGTTTCGTGTGCACTCACTTGGCCTCGGGAGAGAAAGAAGGCGATGCTATCAGAAGAAACTCAGATGTGATGGATATCTTAAAGAGAACGAGATTCTCTAACCAGTGTAGGATTCTCGGAGAATCCGATCCACCCGCTCATATCTTGGATCACGA CAAGATAATTTGGCTCGGGGACTTGAATTACCGACTCGCCACGATATGTGGGGATACATATGATCTGCTCCAATTGAAAGACTGGCAAGCCCTTTTGCTGAAAGATCAG CTGAGAATAGAACAAAGAGCTGGTAGAGTATTCAAAGGATGGGAAGAAGGGGCAATATCCTTTGCTCCAACCTACAAATATTTCCCTGATTCCGACCAATACGTGAACCAAACATCCACGGCTAAAGAAAAGCGGAGGACCCCGGCTTG GTGTGACAGAATTCTATGGAAAGGCAAAGGGCTTAAACAGATGAGCTACAGTAGGGGTGAATCAAGATTTTCAGATCATAGGCCAGTAGTTTCACTCTTTGCAGTTCAAGTAAATGTGCCAACAAAACTCGAGCCGACGACAGCAATCGCTTCGAATACTGCTGCCTATAGGTTGTGA
- the LOC142546364 gene encoding type I inositol polyphosphate 5-phosphatase 8-like isoform X2 has protein sequence MREKGASLKSYWPRMVVRKLLNMKSIGVDEFHSDYGIKGGKRKSSFEDGCYVVVPEELSEKWLMEANNERERLRFNQLQQPITNSEDLRMFVGTWNVGGKSPPVELDLKDWLRTNSPADIYVLGFQETVPLTAGNVLGPEDGATASKWLSLIHRALNEQHLSGLFPFQSEFIKDTDFEIFSSFGSNSSSSEQGSPSPPEHHCRTIRHRYCMAAGRQMVGIYLSVWVREDMYRHISCLNVSCVGTGILGRLGNKGSVSVSMTLHQTSFCFVCTHLASGEKEGDAIRRNSDVMDILKRTRFSNQCRILGESDPPAHILDHDKIIWLGDLNYRLATICGDTYDLLQLKDWQALLLKDQLRIEQRAGRVFKGWEEGAISFAPTYKYFPDSDQYVNQTSTAKEKRRTPA, from the exons ATGAGAGAAAAGGGAGCTTCCCTTAAG TCTTATTGGCCAAGAATGGTGGTAAGAAAATTGTTGAATATGAAGAGTATTGGTGTGGATGAATTCCACTCAGATTATGGAATAAAGG GTGGGAAAAGGAAGAGTAGCTTCGAGGATGGATGCTACGTTGTCGTTCCGGAGGAATTATCAG AGAAGTGGTTGATGGAGGCGAATAATGAAAGGGAACGACTACGATTCAACCAGCTCCAGCAGCCTATTACAAATAGCGAAGACCTCCG GATGTTCGTTGGAACATGGAATGTAGGGGGAAAGTCACCACCGGTTGAACTAGACTTGAAAGACTGGCTAAGGACCAATTCACCCGCAGATATTTATGTACTTGG ATTCCAGGAAACTGTACCTCTAACTGCAGGCAATGTGCTAGGACCCGAGGACGGCGCCACGGCCTCAAAGTGGCTCTCTTTGATTCACAGAGCTCTAAATGAACAACACCTCTCGGGTTTATTTCCGTTTCAAAGCGAGTTCATCAAAGACAcggattttgaaatattttcgaGTTTTGGGTCGAATTCGAGCTCCAGCGAACAGGGCTCCCCTAGTCCTCCTGAACATCATTGTAGAACGATACGACACCGGTACTGCATGGCTGCCGGAAGGCAAATGGTGGGTATATATTTGAGCGTGTGGGTTCGCGAGGACATGTATCGACATATTTCTTGTCTAAACGTTTCGTGTGTTGGAACGGGCATCTTGGGACGCCTAGGAAATAAG GGATCGGTATCTGTAAGCATGACACTGCATCAGACGTCGTTCTGTTTCGTGTGCACTCACTTGGCCTCGGGAGAGAAAGAAGGCGATGCTATCAGAAGAAACTCAGATGTGATGGATATCTTAAAGAGAACGAGATTCTCTAACCAGTGTAGGATTCTCGGAGAATCCGATCCACCCGCTCATATCTTGGATCACGA CAAGATAATTTGGCTCGGGGACTTGAATTACCGACTCGCCACGATATGTGGGGATACATATGATCTGCTCCAATTGAAAGACTGGCAAGCCCTTTTGCTGAAAGATCAG CTGAGAATAGAACAAAGAGCTGGTAGAGTATTCAAAGGATGGGAAGAAGGGGCAATATCCTTTGCTCCAACCTACAAATATTTCCCTGATTCCGACCAATACGTGAACCAAACATCCACGGCTAAAGAAAAGCGGAGGACCCCGGCTTG A